In the genome of Limnothrix sp. FACHB-406, the window TCAAATCAGGCTTCCGTGGAACCACCGGCTAGTGAGTTACCCCCCGTAACTCATCAAGCGTTGCTTGGCGGCTCCCTGCGTTGACCTACCCTAACGATTAAGGTTTCAGGTAAAGCTGAGCTAAAACTGCGAATGCACCCTGGGGCTGCTCGCCAGTTATCCAAGACAGAGGTTGAGAGCAAAGACAAACTCAAGAGAGCGTCAGCATCTGTGTTCTCTCGCCTGAGTTGCTGTCCTGATTATTCCCTAGGAGCAGGGGATTCGACAAGTTTTTGGCTACCGTCTTCATCAAATCTTTAAAAAAGTTGCGAAAGTCCGGCAAGCGATCGAACGCGGAGATCGCTGCTATTGGGCGGAAATTCTGATGATGATGAGGCCAAGATGGCAATGGGGTGATGGTGGTTCTTTGCGGTTGGCCGCAAGCCGGGGCCTGGAAATAGGCGAGAATGAAGGACTGTTGGGCTGGTAATGCCGCCATTGCACGATCGCCCCAATTTCGATCGCCCTCATCCCTCGCTTGTAGTTAATCGCTTGTGTTACCTGAATCGATTCTGAAGCAATTAACGGATTTGGCCCGGGTGGACGGGGCAACGCTCCACTTGGGGGTCTATTACAAAAATACGCTTGTGGCCCTGTGCCATGCCTTGGAAGATGCGATCGCCCAGTCCCAGGGCCGGCCGGTGGTGCTGGCGGCATTTCAACTGGGTAAGTGGTATTTGCAAGAGGCCGATCGCTATGGGCAGTTGGCAGATCGATCGCGCCAGATTGTGATTCTAGCTGCGCCGGATGCGGGATTTGCAGAACATCCCACCAGTCAGCGATCGAACGTGGCGATCGTGCCCCTCAGTCCCACGGATCCGGTCGCCCAAGAATGGCACTTAACCATCGTGTCGCCGTCCTACTGTGCCATGGTGCTTTGCCAGGAATTGACGGCGGCGGACTATGGCCCCGAAGGGCCGCCCCAGTCGGACTTAGAGCGTAAGTTCTATGGCTTGTGGACTTTTGTGCCCCAGTGGGTCGATCGCGGTGCGGCCTTGCTGGTGGAACGGGTGGCTCGCTATCAACCAGCCCTCGCAGAACAGCTCCAACGGCAATTGGCAGCGGTGGCCCAAGAGCAGGCCACGGCCCCAGGAGAAGACTGGTTAACCATTACCCAGCAGGTGGTGAACTACTTGCAAGCCACCCATCAACATCGCCACCCGGAGTTGCAACCGGGGCAATTGGGGTTTGAAGTGGGGGCCCCTCTGGATCAAAACCTGGTTTCCAACGAATTACAGGCGTTTTTGCGATTAGCGGAACTGCTGGAACTGTCCGATGGGCAAAATTCTGGATCGGCGGCGGAAGTGGCGGCGCTGACGGAGGCGATCGGGCAATTGCTGGATTTGCCAGCGGCCCAACTCAAACGAATGCGATTGGCCGCCGCGCTCCATCGCCTGGGCCGTTGGCCCGCCGTTTGGCGTGAAGGGCTGGCTGACCCATCTGCCGATTGCTGCGATCTCAGTGCGGTGCAGGTGTTGCGAGTGATGCCGCGCTTGCGCCCGATCGCCCACATCTTGAACCATTTAACGGAGCATTGGGACGGCTCCGGGCAGCCTTCGGGGTTGGCGGGGGATGCTATTCCGCTGGAGTCGCGATTGGTGGCCCTTTGTGCCGACTTCCAGCACCGTCGATCGGGCGGTGAGCAACCGAACGAAATTTTGCAGCACTACCGCGATCAGTCAGGACGCTGGGATCCAAAGCTTTTGGAGGCTTTGACCCTGTTGGCCCAGGGATTGCAACAGGGCTGGGAATTGCCACAGATGTCGCTGCGAGCTTCCTCGGGGTTGTGGCTGTTGGATGAGGGGGCGATCTCCTAGGCAATTCCCCCTGCTCAACTCCATCACTTTCAGTTTGACCGGTGTTATGACTAGTCTTTCTCCGCTTGATTTGGATGCCATTCGCGATGGTCAGCTTTTGCAGCTAGCCGATCGGGATCTGACGGGTGCGGACTTGGAAGAGGCCCAGCTATCCAGGGCGGATCTGAGTCAGAGTCGGTTGGTGGGAGCTATTTTGACTGGGGCAGACCTGCGCCACGCTTGCTTAAACCGGGCGGTGCTTTCGGGTGTGAATGGGGTGGGACTGCAAGCAACTGGGGCGATCGCCCGGGGAATTTGGGTTGGGGCCAATTTAACCCAGGCGGATTTTGCGGAAGCGGATCTGCGGGGGGCTAATTTTCGGGGAGCGATCCTGATGGGGGCGAACCTGACTCGGGCCATGGCGATCGGGGCGGTTCTGAGCGGGGCCAACCTCGCCGGAGCCGACTTGCGAGGAGCCGACTTGCGAGGAGCCGACTTGCGGGGAGCCAACCTCAGCCAAGCCCAATTGCAGGGGGCGGACTTAAGCCAGGCCGATTTGGCCGGAGCCAGCTTAACCGGAGCCAATTTGGAAGAGGTGAACGGCCAGGGGGCTAATTTAGCGGGGGCTGATTTCACCAATGCCTACGGACTTTGTGCCAACTGGTTGGAAGCGCGTGTGACGGGGGTGAACCAGCGAGGGGCGATCGCCCTGGATTTGCCGCCGGAACCCCCGCAGCTCTGAACCTGGGCATTTAGCCCCTGGCCCAGTTGGTTTCAAGTGGGTTTAGCGATCCGGAGCCAACAGGGCCCGCACCACCCGATCGAGGCCAACCGATCGGGAAGCCTTCAGGAGCCAAACATCTCCCGATCGCAACTCCCCTTGCAGGCGATCAATCAGTGCTTCGTGGGTGGTGAAGGTCTCGCAGGGAATGCCCTCGGCCCCCGCTGCGAGATGCAAGGCCGTGGGGTCATCGGCCAAAATCAACAGACCCTCCAGGCGTAAATCTCGCGCCAACTCACCCACCTGTTGATGGAACTCGGGCGCGCGATCGCCCAATTCCTTCATGGTTCCCAAAACCGCCAAGCGCCGCTGCCCCGGTGTTTCCGCCAACAGGTACAGAGCCGCCGTCATCGACTCCAAACCAGCATTGTAGGTTTCATCCAACAGGGTCACCCCATTGGGCAAGTCGTGGCGACGGGCCCGCCCATCGGGTAATTCCACCGCCAAGCCCGCCGCGATCGGCTCCCAATCTACCCCCAACACCTTGGCCACAGCCAAAGCGCCCAGAAAATTGA includes:
- a CDS encoding pentapeptide repeat-containing protein, translating into MTSLSPLDLDAIRDGQLLQLADRDLTGADLEEAQLSRADLSQSRLVGAILTGADLRHACLNRAVLSGVNGVGLQATGAIARGIWVGANLTQADFAEADLRGANFRGAILMGANLTRAMAIGAVLSGANLAGADLRGADLRGADLRGANLSQAQLQGADLSQADLAGASLTGANLEEVNGQGANLAGADFTNAYGLCANWLEARVTGVNQRGAIALDLPPEPPQL
- a CDS encoding DICT sensory domain-containing protein; this encodes MLPESILKQLTDLARVDGATLHLGVYYKNTLVALCHALEDAIAQSQGRPVVLAAFQLGKWYLQEADRYGQLADRSRQIVILAAPDAGFAEHPTSQRSNVAIVPLSPTDPVAQEWHLTIVSPSYCAMVLCQELTAADYGPEGPPQSDLERKFYGLWTFVPQWVDRGAALLVERVARYQPALAEQLQRQLAAVAQEQATAPGEDWLTITQQVVNYLQATHQHRHPELQPGQLGFEVGAPLDQNLVSNELQAFLRLAELLELSDGQNSGSAAEVAALTEAIGQLLDLPAAQLKRMRLAAALHRLGRWPAVWREGLADPSADCCDLSAVQVLRVMPRLRPIAHILNHLTEHWDGSGQPSGLAGDAIPLESRLVALCADFQHRRSGGEQPNEILQHYRDQSGRWDPKLLEALTLLAQGLQQGWELPQMSLRASSGLWLLDEGAIS